In a single window of the Populus alba chromosome 16, ASM523922v2, whole genome shotgun sequence genome:
- the LOC118037581 gene encoding BAHD acyltransferase DCR, whose product MPSSSNTAIVSRCTIHPDQKSSTIKTLKLSVSDLPMLSCQYIQKGVLLTYPPYSINDLITSLKHSLSVALSHFPALAGRLQTDPTGHVHIVCNDAGVDFIQAKARHLSIHTILSPTHVPECFKGFFAMDKTLSYSGHSKPLVAVQVTELKDGIFIGCTVNHAVTDGTSFWNFFNTFAEICKGSKKISKSPDFSRNTMLNSPAVLKFPPGGPKVTFSGDEPLRERIFHFSRDAILKLKLRANNSSFRSNSAEIFGKLSNDSWKIVNGESNGKVDPLSLKNNKTAEISSFQSLCAQLWRSVTRARKLSPSKMTTFRMAVNCRHRLEPRLNPYYFGNAIQSIPTVASAGKLLSKDLSFGADLLHKNVVAHGDGTVRKGIADWEKEPRLFPLGNLDGASITMGSSPRFPMYDNDFGWGRPLAVRSGRANKFDGKISAFPGRDGNGSVDLEVVLSPDTMTGLESDDEFMQYVSEIV is encoded by the coding sequence atgccTTCTTCTTCCAATACCGCTATCGTCTCAAGATGTACGATCCACCCAGACCAAAAATCCTCAACCATCAAAACCCTAAAGCTCTCAGTCTCAGACCTCCCCATGCTCTCTTGTCAATACATCCAAAAGGGTGTCCTCCTCACGTATCCACCATACTCCATTAATGACCTAATCACATCCCTCAAACACTCCCTCTCCGTCGCTCTTTCTCACTTCCCTGCTCTTGCTGGCCGCCTCCAAACTGACCCTACTGGCCATGTCCACATTGTATGTAACGATGCAGGCGTTGATTTCATCCAAGCCAAAGCAAGACACCTCTCCATCCACACCATTCTTTCTCCAACCCACGTCCCTGAATGCTTCAAAGGGTTCTTCGCAATGGACAAGACCCTTAGTTATTCGGGTCATTCTAAACCTCTAGTGGCAGTTCAGGTCACTGAACTGAAAGACGGCATATTCATTGGGTGCACTGTAAATCATGCTGTCACTGATGGCACTTCATTCTGGAACTTCTTCAATACCTTCGCTGAAATCTGCAAAGGatctaaaaaaatctctaaatcTCCAGATTTTTCCCGCAACACCATGCTTAACTCACCGGCAGTGCTTAAATTCCCCCCCGGTGGACCTAAGGTGACATTTTCTGGCGACGAGCCATTGCGGGAGAGAATTTTCCATTTTAGCAGAGATGCAATTCTCAAGCTCAAGTTGAGAGCTAACAACAGTAGTTTTAGGTCCAATTCGGCAGAGATTTTCGGAAAGCTAAGTAACGACAGTTGGAAAATCGTTAACGGAGAAAGTAACGGCAAAGTAGATCCACTTTCCTTAAAGAACAACAAAACGGCAGAGATTTCCTCGTTTCAGTCCCTTTGCGCGCAGCTGTGGAGATCTGTGACACGTGCGAGGAAATTATCGCCCTCCAAAATGACGACGTTTCGTATGGCTGTGAATTGCCGCCACCGGCTGGAGCCGCGGTTGAACCCGTATTACTTTGGCAACGCGATTCAGAGCATCCCAACCGTTGCTTCGGCTGGAAAGCTTTTatctaaggatctgagctttggAGCTGATTTGCTGCACAAAAACGTCGTCGCCCATGGTGATGGTACGGTGCGGAAAGGTATAGCAGATTGGGAAAAGGAGCCGCGGTTATTTCCGCTGGGGAATCTTGATGGTGCATCAATCACCATGGGAAGTTCTCCAAGATTCCCTATGTATGATAACGATTTTGGGTGGGGCCGACCTTTGGCTGTGAGGAGTGGTAGGGCCAATAAATTTGATGGGAAGATATCAGCTTTTCCTGGGAGAGATGGAAATGGGAGCGTTGATCTTGAGGTTGTTTTGTCACCTGATACAATGACTGGTCTTGAAAGCGACGATGAGTTTATGCAATATGTTTCAGAAATCGTGTGA